Proteins from a genomic interval of Chloroflexaceae bacterium:
- a CDS encoding DUF507 family protein, with product MKLSPEKIEALAVDLIDTLAEVDGVLFRGDDTALKLAIIEIITDELMVEERLDAEVHRMLQAYKYEITMGRLNYDELFRKLRNKLIAERKIVL from the coding sequence ATGAAACTCTCGCCTGAAAAAATCGAAGCCCTCGCGGTTGATCTCATCGACACTCTGGCCGAAGTTGATGGCGTGCTCTTTCGGGGCGACGATACGGCGCTGAAACTCGCCATCATCGAAATTATTACCGATGAATTGATGGTCGAGGAGCGCCTCGACGCCGAGGTGCACAGGATGCTGCAGGCCTACAAGTATGAGATCACCATGGGACGCCTTAACTACGATGAACTGTTCCGCAAACTGCGTAACAAGTTGATCGCGGAACGGAAGATCGTGCTCTGA
- a CDS encoding class II aldolase/adducin family protein: MADEAALRLAIVQVGRRLYQRGLIAASDGNISARLPDGTILITPAGMCKGELEPDDLVVVDCEGALLRAKPDRRQSSEQLLHLHIYRRRPDALACVHAHPPTAVALTLAGISMAEPLLPEAVLSLGPVPTAPYARTGTAEMGAAVDDLIGDHNAVLLSHHGALTLGRTPLEAYYLMEQLEHCARIIHAAALLGPIQRLPPERIEELRTLRHVRRRDETLA; this comes from the coding sequence ATGGCCGACGAAGCGGCCCTGCGCCTGGCGATTGTTCAGGTGGGACGGCGACTGTACCAGCGCGGGTTGATTGCCGCCAGCGATGGCAACATCTCGGCGCGCCTGCCTGATGGTACGATCCTGATCACGCCGGCAGGCATGTGCAAAGGCGAACTGGAACCCGACGATCTGGTGGTTGTTGACTGCGAGGGGGCGCTGCTCCGGGCGAAGCCAGACCGCCGCCAGTCCTCCGAACAACTGCTGCACCTGCATATCTATCGCCGACGGCCCGACGCGCTGGCGTGCGTCCATGCCCATCCGCCCACTGCCGTCGCCCTCACTCTGGCGGGCATTAGCATGGCCGAACCACTCCTGCCCGAGGCCGTGCTCTCCCTCGGCCCCGTACCTACCGCACCCTACGCCCGCACCGGCACCGCCGAGATGGGCGCGGCGGTTGATGATCTCATTGGCGACCACAACGCGGTGCTGCTCTCACACCACGGCGCGCTGACTCTGGGCCGCACCCCCCTCGAGGCGTACTACCTGATGGAACAACTTGAGCACTGCGCGCGCATTATCCACGCCGCGGCGCTCCTTGGCCCGATCCAACGACTGCCCCCAGAGCGCATCGAGGAACTGCGCACCTTGCGCCACGTGAGGAGAAGGGATGAAACTCTCGCCTGA